CCGGACCACTTCCTCGTAGGCCGCATCGACCAACTCCTGTTGGCCAACGTAGCGGTAGCTTGAGCGGTTCAGCTGTATCGCCTGACAGGCGCGTCGTTCGCTGATCTCGTACTGGTTGCGTAAGTACGTTACACAGCGACGTCGCTCTGCCAGGCTCACCACTTTCGGCTGTTGACGTCCTTCAACATCCGAATGTCCAGCGTCTGTTCCGCGACGACCTTCTTCAGCTCGGCATTCTCGCGTTCGAGTTCCTTCAGTCGCTTGGCCTCAGAAACAGCCATGCCGCCAAACTTCGACTTCCACCGGTAAAACGACTGCTCCGAGCAGTTGTGCTTGCGGCAGACATCGGCTACCGACAGCCCGGCCTCAGCTTCCTGCAAAATCCGGATGATCTGTTCTTCTGTAAATCGCTTGCCTTTCATTGGTGCCTCCTGGGTCGGGAAACACTAACATAGCAACTGGACCAATTATGACGGGGCTAGCCAGGTGACCAAGACATCTCTAAGCTGGGAGGGCACTCGAAGAGCAGCAAACACCGAAAAGCGGAACAGCTCGTAGCGGCAGGTGTACCGGTTCGAATAATTGGAGAATCAGACTTTAAACGACTCGTACAGATTGATACAGGGCTTGCCTAACAATGCGCCACCCCAGTTTCTTGACTCACTCCCTTCCTTGCATTCTCGCTCAAGCCACGTTGCTTCAAATACGAGTTAGATCAGACGTTAGAACAACCCTCGATGTTGAAGAATGGTCGGAGACAGAAGGCTCTACTACGAAGTCAGAAAAAATCGCCGACACTAAAAGAATAAGGAGACAAAGATGGATCCAGCAGCAGGTGGTTTATACCTCATCATCGTACTTTTTCTTGTTATCCTTGGAATACTTTGGTTCCTACTACCGTTCGCGGTTTTCGGCACCAAGGCAAAACTTGATGCGCTCATAGCGGAGACCCGAAAAACCAATGAAGAACTCAACCAACTTCGCAGGCAGATCGTTGGTTCGAGCGGTGAGGTCCACACCAGACTTTAGGTGGCGTGAACAGAGTGACTAAACCATACGTTGCACCTGTTATTCACCGCCGATCAGGCTCTTCAGGTAATAGCGGTCTGCGCCACAAGAGGAGTTGACGACGTAACCTTTCGGCCGGGCTATCTGGTGATAAATGGTTCCAGCCGGCTGTTAGAATGGTGTGTCAGCAGAAACCGAGTTTAGCCAATGATTAACATGAAAGCCCTTGCCATCTCGACGATGATTGTTATCGCCCTCCTGATCACTCTGGGCATAATTGCGAGACGTTTCTTCGGCGACTGGAGCAGTGAGAACGATATGGCCTTGGCAATCACGTGCGGCGTCATTTGCGGAATCATTTACCCGTTCATTGCCAAGAAGATGGAGCCCTAGCTTCTGCAAT
The DNA window shown above is from Woeseia oceani and carries:
- a CDS encoding transposase, whose product is MKGKRFTEEQIIRILQEAEAGLSVADVCRKHNCSEQSFYRWKSKFGGMAVSEAKRLKELERENAELKKVVAEQTLDIRMLKDVNSRKW